One region of Mycolicibacterium rhodesiae NBB3 genomic DNA includes:
- the fadE29 gene encoding acyl-CoA dehydrogenase FadE29, with translation MYIELTPEQRQLQAELRQYFSNLISSEEYKEMESDRHGKAYRAVIKRMGSDGKLGVGWPKEFGGLGFGPIEQSIFVNEAHRADVPLPAVTLQTVGPTLQQYGTELQKKKFLPGILAGEIHFAIGYTEPEAGTDLASLRTTAIKQGDEYIVNGQKVFTTGGHDADYVWLACRTDPEAAKHKGISMLIVDTKDPGYSWTPMILSDGAHHTNATYYNDVRVPAEMLVGEENGGWRLITTQLNNERVMLGPAGRFASLYDRVHTWASKPGSNGDTPLDHDDVKRSLGELKAMWRINELLNWQVAASGETIDVADAAATKVFGTERIQYAGRLAEEIVGKYGNPADADTAELLEWLDSQTKRNLVITFGGGVNEVMREMIAAAGLKVPRVPR, from the coding sequence ATGTACATAGAACTGACCCCGGAACAGCGGCAGCTGCAAGCCGAACTGCGGCAGTACTTTTCGAATCTCATCTCCTCCGAGGAATACAAGGAGATGGAGAGCGACCGCCACGGCAAGGCTTACCGTGCGGTGATCAAGCGGATGGGTTCCGACGGCAAACTCGGCGTCGGCTGGCCCAAGGAGTTCGGCGGCCTTGGCTTCGGACCCATCGAGCAGTCGATCTTCGTCAACGAGGCACACCGCGCCGACGTGCCGCTGCCCGCGGTCACCCTGCAGACCGTGGGGCCGACGCTGCAGCAGTACGGCACCGAGTTGCAGAAGAAGAAGTTTCTGCCCGGGATCCTCGCCGGCGAAATACATTTCGCGATCGGATACACCGAGCCGGAGGCAGGTACCGACCTCGCATCGCTGCGCACGACCGCGATCAAGCAGGGCGACGAATACATCGTCAACGGCCAGAAGGTGTTCACCACCGGCGGCCACGACGCCGACTACGTCTGGCTGGCCTGCCGCACCGATCCGGAAGCCGCGAAGCACAAAGGCATCTCGATGCTGATCGTCGACACCAAGGATCCCGGTTACTCGTGGACGCCCATGATCCTGTCCGACGGTGCGCACCACACGAATGCGACCTACTACAACGATGTTCGGGTGCCCGCCGAGATGCTGGTCGGTGAGGAGAACGGCGGCTGGCGTCTGATCACCACGCAGTTGAACAACGAACGCGTGATGCTCGGTCCCGCAGGCCGATTCGCCTCGCTGTACGACCGGGTCCACACCTGGGCCTCCAAGCCCGGTTCCAACGGCGACACCCCACTCGACCACGACGATGTCAAGCGGTCGCTGGGTGAACTCAAGGCCATGTGGCGGATCAACGAATTGCTGAACTGGCAGGTCGCCGCATCCGGCGAGACCATCGATGTCGCCGACGCCGCAGCCACCAAGGTATTCGGCACCGAGCGCATCCAGTACGCAGGCCGCCTCGCCGAGGAGATCGTCGGCAAGTACGGCAACCCGGCAGATGCCGACACCGCCGAACTTCTCGAATGGCTCGACTCGCAGACGAAACGCAATCTGGTGATCACGTTCGGCGGAGGTGTCAACGAGGTGATGCGGGAGATGATCGCTGCGGCGGGACTGAAGGTGCCGAGGGTTCCCAGGTGA
- a CDS encoding bifunctional MaoC family dehydratase N-terminal/OB-fold nucleic acid binding domain-containing protein — MSVSDIQAAAEKVKAEGKSKPRTGRHPVNQPMIDHWLDAMGDQNPIYVDDAAAKAAGHPGTVAPPAMIQVWTMMGLGGNRPDDDPLGKILGLFDDAGYIGVVATNCEQTYHRYLRPGEEVSVSAELTDVVGPKRTALGEGFFITQKISWTVGDDVEEPVAEMMWRIMKFRPAEQDAASAAASVPDDLDADQMMRPASSRDTKFFWDGVNAHELRIQKRGDGSLQHPPVPALWQAADHVPDTPTDYVVASGKGTVFSFVVHHAPKVPGRTLPFVIALVELEEGVRMLGELRNVDPSTVKIGMPVRAMYIDFPEGDSGPAWTNYAWEPAE, encoded by the coding sequence GTGAGCGTCTCCGACATTCAAGCTGCGGCCGAAAAGGTCAAGGCAGAAGGTAAGAGCAAGCCTCGCACCGGGCGTCACCCGGTCAACCAGCCGATGATCGACCACTGGCTCGATGCGATGGGCGACCAGAACCCGATCTACGTCGACGACGCGGCCGCCAAGGCGGCAGGTCATCCCGGCACCGTCGCACCGCCCGCGATGATCCAGGTCTGGACCATGATGGGGCTTGGCGGCAACCGGCCCGACGACGATCCGCTTGGCAAGATCCTGGGCCTGTTCGACGACGCGGGCTACATCGGCGTCGTCGCGACGAACTGCGAGCAGACCTACCACCGCTACCTGCGCCCCGGCGAGGAGGTCAGCGTCTCGGCCGAGCTTACCGACGTCGTCGGCCCCAAGCGCACCGCGCTGGGCGAGGGTTTCTTCATCACACAGAAGATCTCGTGGACAGTCGGTGATGACGTAGAAGAGCCTGTCGCCGAAATGATGTGGCGCATCATGAAATTCCGGCCTGCCGAGCAGGATGCGGCCAGTGCCGCGGCGTCGGTGCCCGACGACCTCGACGCGGATCAGATGATGCGACCGGCGTCCTCGCGCGACACGAAGTTCTTCTGGGACGGTGTCAACGCGCATGAACTGCGCATCCAGAAGCGCGGTGACGGCAGTCTGCAGCATCCGCCGGTGCCGGCGCTATGGCAAGCCGCCGATCATGTACCTGACACCCCGACCGACTATGTCGTGGCCTCCGGCAAGGGCACGGTGTTCAGCTTCGTGGTGCACCACGCCCCGAAGGTGCCCGGCCGCACCCTCCCCTTCGTCATCGCGCTCGTCGAACTCGAGGAGGGTGTGCGGATGCTCGGCGAGCTGCGCAATGTCGACCCGTCGACCGTGAAGATCGGAATGCCCGTCCGCGCAATGTATATCGACTTCCCCGAAGGGGACTCGGGGCCGGCCTGGACCAACTACGCATGGGAGCCCGCAGAGTGA
- a CDS encoding MaoC family dehydratase, translating to MSAPGSDVAAGAAPEIEVGTKLPELSLYGDPTFIVSTAIATRDYQDVHHDRDKAQAKGSKDIFVNILTDTGLVQRYITDWAGPNAIIKTIGLRLGVPWYAYDTVTFSGEVTAVEDGVVSLKVTGSNSLGDHVIATATLSFGGNA from the coding sequence GTGAGCGCACCTGGGTCTGATGTCGCCGCCGGAGCGGCTCCGGAAATCGAGGTGGGCACCAAGCTGCCCGAGCTGTCGCTGTACGGCGACCCGACGTTCATCGTGTCGACGGCGATCGCCACGCGTGACTACCAGGATGTCCACCACGACCGGGACAAGGCGCAGGCCAAGGGCTCCAAGGACATCTTTGTGAACATCCTCACCGACACCGGCCTCGTCCAGCGCTACATCACCGACTGGGCTGGGCCCAACGCGATCATCAAGACGATCGGGCTGCGACTCGGCGTGCCGTGGTACGCCTACGACACCGTCACCTTCTCCGGTGAGGTCACTGCCGTCGAAGACGGTGTGGTCTCACTCAAGGTGACCGGCAGCAACAGCCTCGGCGATCATGTGATCGCCACCGCGACACTGAGTTTCGGAGGGAATGCCTGA
- a CDS encoding lipid-transfer protein: protein MPGPLSGKAAIVGIGATDFSKNSGRSELRLASEAVLDALEDAGLTPADVDGMVTFTMDSNTEVSIARATGIGELKFFSKIHHGGGAACATVQQAAIAVATGVADCVVAYRAFNERSGMRFGQVQMRLVENADSTGVDNSFSYPHGLSTPAAQVAMIAQRYMHYSGATSKDFGAVSVADRKHAAKNPKAYFYEKPITIEDHQNSRWIAEPLRLLDCCQETDGGVALVITSAERAKDLKHRPAVIEAASQGSSPDQYSMTSYYRSELGLPEMGLVGRQLWEQSGLKPTDIQTAILYDHFTPFTLIQLEELGFCAPGEAKDYIADGAIEIGGRLPINTHGGQLGEAYIHGMNGIAEGVRQLRGTSVNPVPDVEHVLVTAGTGVPTSGLILG, encoded by the coding sequence ATGCCGGGTCCGTTGTCCGGTAAGGCGGCGATCGTCGGGATCGGCGCCACCGACTTCTCCAAGAACTCCGGTCGTAGCGAACTTCGGCTGGCGTCCGAAGCCGTGCTGGATGCGCTGGAGGACGCGGGTCTGACACCGGCCGACGTCGACGGCATGGTCACCTTCACCATGGACTCCAACACCGAGGTGTCGATCGCGCGCGCGACCGGCATCGGGGAGCTGAAGTTCTTCTCCAAGATCCACCACGGCGGCGGCGCGGCCTGCGCCACGGTTCAGCAGGCGGCGATCGCGGTGGCTACCGGTGTCGCGGATTGCGTTGTGGCATACCGGGCTTTCAACGAACGGTCGGGTATGCGATTCGGCCAGGTGCAGATGCGCCTCGTCGAGAACGCCGACAGCACCGGCGTGGACAACTCGTTCTCATATCCGCACGGCCTGTCGACCCCGGCCGCGCAGGTGGCGATGATCGCGCAGCGCTACATGCACTACTCCGGGGCGACGAGCAAGGACTTCGGCGCCGTATCGGTGGCCGACCGCAAGCACGCTGCCAAGAACCCGAAGGCCTACTTCTACGAGAAGCCGATCACGATCGAGGATCATCAGAACTCGCGGTGGATCGCTGAGCCGCTGCGGTTGCTCGACTGCTGTCAGGAGACCGATGGTGGTGTGGCGCTGGTGATCACGTCCGCCGAACGGGCCAAAGACCTCAAGCACCGCCCGGCCGTGATCGAGGCGGCGTCGCAGGGCTCCAGCCCCGACCAGTACTCGATGACCAGCTACTACCGATCGGAGCTTGGCCTACCGGAGATGGGCCTGGTCGGTCGGCAGCTCTGGGAGCAGTCGGGTCTGAAGCCCACCGACATCCAGACCGCGATCCTCTACGACCACTTCACGCCGTTCACCCTGATCCAGTTGGAGGAGTTGGGGTTCTGCGCGCCGGGTGAGGCGAAGGACTACATCGCCGACGGCGCGATCGAGATCGGCGGCCGGCTGCCGATCAACACCCACGGCGGTCAGCTCGGCGAGGCGTACATCCACGGCATGAACGGCATCGCCGAAGGTGTCCGGCAGTTGCGCGGAACCTCGGTGAACCCGGTGCCTGACGTGGAGCACGTGCTCGTCACAGCGGGGACCGGGGTGCCGACGTCGGGACTGATCCTCGGCTGA
- a CDS encoding MaoC family dehydratase: MPINLDEALGAELPPNEFSWSSSDIQLYHLGLGAGSDPMDPRELRYLTDDTPQVLPTFGNVAATFHDTKPPAVKFPGIDIELSRVLHASEAVSAPGPIPPSGTGIAVTRFTDIWDKGKAAVIWSETTVSAPDGTVLWKQKRSIFARGEGGFGGERGPSTSSEPPQRDPDFELSIATSPQQALLYRMCGDRNPLHSDPEFAAAAGFPRPILHGLCTYGMTCKAMVDALLDGDTARLGSYGARFAGVVFPGETLKASIWKEGDGFAAVVTAPERDNAVALAGVEFVPA; encoded by the coding sequence ATGCCCATCAATCTCGACGAGGCGCTCGGCGCAGAGCTTCCGCCCAACGAATTCTCGTGGAGCAGTAGCGATATCCAGCTCTACCATCTCGGACTAGGCGCAGGCTCCGATCCGATGGACCCGCGTGAGTTGCGTTATCTGACCGACGACACCCCACAGGTGCTTCCGACCTTCGGGAATGTCGCGGCAACGTTTCACGACACCAAGCCCCCAGCGGTGAAGTTCCCCGGCATCGACATCGAGCTGTCGCGGGTGCTGCACGCCAGCGAGGCGGTTTCGGCGCCGGGACCGATCCCGCCGTCGGGCACTGGAATCGCGGTCACCCGCTTCACCGATATCTGGGACAAGGGCAAGGCCGCGGTGATCTGGTCGGAGACCACGGTTTCCGCGCCGGACGGCACGGTCCTGTGGAAGCAGAAGCGGTCGATCTTCGCGCGCGGCGAGGGCGGCTTCGGCGGCGAACGCGGCCCCTCGACGTCCTCGGAGCCGCCCCAGCGTGATCCGGATTTCGAGCTGTCCATCGCCACGTCGCCGCAGCAGGCGCTGCTGTACCGCATGTGCGGTGACCGCAACCCGCTGCATTCCGATCCCGAGTTCGCCGCCGCCGCAGGATTTCCGAGGCCCATCCTGCACGGCTTGTGCACCTACGGCATGACCTGCAAGGCGATGGTCGATGCCCTGCTGGACGGCGATACCGCCCGGCTGGGCAGCTACGGCGCCCGGTTCGCGGGCGTTGTGTTCCCCGGTGAGACTTTGAAAGCGAGCATCTGGAAAGAGGGCGACGGCTTCGCCGCCGTCGTCACCGCACCCGAACGCGACAACGCCGTGGCACTCGCAGGTGTGGAGTTCGTTCCGGCCTGA
- the kstD gene encoding 3-oxosteroid 1-dehydrogenase: protein MTGQEYDVVVVGSGAAGMVAALTAAHQGLSTVVVEKAPHYGGSTARSGGGVWIPNNEVLKRDGVSDTAEAARTYLHTIIGDVVPAEKIDTYLQRGPEMLSFVLKNSPLKMCWVPGYSDYYPETPGGRPAGRSIEPKPFNARKLGPDEKGLEPPYGKVPLNMVVMQQDYVRLNQLKRHPRGVLRSIKVGVRSVWANATRKNLVGMGRALIAPLRIGLQKAGVPVQLNTALTDLYVEDGVVRGIYVVDARDSAEAEPQLIRARRAVILGSGGFEHNEQMRVKYQRAPITTEWTVGAKANTGDGILAAEKLGAALEIMEDAWWGPTVPLVDAPWFALSERNSPGSIIVNMAAKRFMNESMPYVEACHHMYGGQYGQGPGPGENIPAWLVFDQTYRDRYIFAGLQPGQRIPKKWIESGVIVKADTIAELAEKTGLSVDALTATIERFNGFARSGKDEDFKRGESAYDRYYGDPTNKPNPNLGEIKQAPFYAAKMVPGDLGTKGGVRTDVHGRALRDDGSIIEGLYAAGNVSSPVMGHTYPGPGGTIGPAMTFGYLAALHIAGKN, encoded by the coding sequence ATGACTGGTCAGGAGTATGACGTCGTCGTGGTGGGAAGCGGCGCCGCCGGCATGGTTGCCGCCCTCACCGCCGCCCACCAGGGACTTTCCACAGTAGTCGTCGAGAAGGCTCCGCACTACGGCGGTTCCACTGCGCGGTCAGGTGGCGGTGTGTGGATTCCGAACAACGAGGTCCTCAAGCGCGACGGCGTCTCTGATACCGCCGAAGCAGCGCGCACGTACCTGCACACGATCATCGGTGATGTGGTGCCCGCGGAGAAGATCGACACCTATCTTCAGCGCGGACCGGAGATGTTGTCGTTCGTGCTGAAGAACTCACCGCTGAAGATGTGCTGGGTGCCCGGCTACTCCGACTACTACCCCGAGACGCCGGGTGGCCGGCCTGCGGGACGGTCGATAGAGCCGAAGCCGTTCAACGCCCGCAAGCTGGGCCCCGACGAGAAGGGCCTCGAACCGCCGTACGGCAAGGTGCCGCTGAACATGGTGGTGATGCAGCAGGACTACGTGCGGCTCAACCAGCTCAAGCGCCACCCGCGCGGTGTCCTGCGCAGCATCAAGGTCGGCGTGCGCTCGGTGTGGGCCAACGCCACCCGCAAGAACCTCGTCGGCATGGGCCGCGCCCTGATCGCGCCGCTGCGCATCGGGCTGCAGAAGGCGGGCGTCCCGGTCCAGCTGAACACCGCGCTCACCGACCTGTACGTCGAGGACGGTGTCGTGCGCGGCATCTATGTTGTCGATGCCCGCGATTCCGCCGAGGCTGAGCCGCAACTCATTCGGGCCCGCCGTGCCGTGATCCTCGGGTCGGGCGGTTTCGAACACAACGAGCAGATGCGGGTGAAGTATCAGCGCGCCCCGATCACCACCGAGTGGACGGTCGGCGCCAAGGCCAATACCGGCGACGGGATCTTGGCCGCCGAGAAGCTGGGCGCTGCGCTGGAGATCATGGAGGACGCCTGGTGGGGGCCGACGGTTCCGTTGGTGGACGCGCCGTGGTTCGCGCTCTCCGAACGCAACTCCCCCGGCTCGATCATCGTGAACATGGCCGCCAAGAGGTTCATGAACGAGTCGATGCCGTACGTCGAGGCCTGCCACCACATGTACGGCGGCCAGTACGGCCAGGGGCCGGGTCCGGGCGAGAACATCCCGGCGTGGCTGGTCTTCGACCAGACCTACCGCGACCGCTACATCTTCGCGGGATTGCAACCCGGACAGCGGATCCCGAAGAAGTGGATCGAATCCGGCGTCATCGTCAAGGCCGACACCATCGCGGAACTGGCGGAGAAGACCGGGCTGTCCGTCGACGCGCTGACCGCGACGATCGAGCGCTTCAACGGTTTCGCGCGGTCCGGTAAGGACGAGGACTTCAAACGCGGCGAGAGCGCATACGACCGCTACTACGGCGATCCGACGAACAAGCCGAATCCCAACCTCGGCGAGATAAAGCAGGCGCCGTTCTACGCGGCGAAGATGGTGCCCGGCGACCTGGGCACCAAGGGTGGCGTCCGGACCGATGTCCACGGACGCGCGCTGCGCGACGACGGATCGATCATCGAGGGGCTCTACGCGGCGGGTAACGTCAGCTCACCGGTCATGGGACACACCTATCCGGGACCTGGCGGGACGATTGGCCCCGCCATGACGTTCGGATACCTGGCAGCACTGCACATAGCGGGGAAGAACTAA
- a CDS encoding 2-keto-4-pentenoate hydratase, protein MLPVEVREQLAADLAQAERSRVPITPLTDAQPDIDVVDAYEIQLINIRQRVAEGARVIGHKVGLSSEAMQKMMNVDEPDYGHLLDEMQVYEDKPVKSDRFLYPRVEVEVGFILADDLPGAGCTEDDVLAATAAFAPAIELIDTRITDWKIKLCDTIADNASSAGWVLGEARVSPKDVDITAIRAVLSNNGDVVAEGRSDAVLGNPVTAVAWLARKVESFGVRLKAGDIVLPGSCTRAIDAPPGSNFVADFAGLGSVRLSFE, encoded by the coding sequence ATGCTGCCCGTTGAGGTGCGCGAACAGCTCGCAGCCGACCTGGCCCAGGCGGAGCGCAGCCGCGTGCCCATCACCCCGCTGACCGACGCCCAGCCCGATATCGACGTCGTGGACGCCTACGAGATCCAGCTGATCAACATCCGTCAGCGGGTGGCCGAGGGCGCGCGGGTGATCGGGCACAAGGTCGGCCTCTCGTCAGAAGCCATGCAGAAGATGATGAACGTCGACGAGCCCGACTACGGGCACCTGCTCGACGAAATGCAGGTCTACGAAGACAAACCGGTCAAGTCGGACCGGTTTCTGTACCCGCGGGTGGAGGTCGAGGTCGGGTTCATCCTCGCCGACGACCTGCCCGGCGCCGGTTGCACCGAGGACGACGTCCTCGCGGCGACCGCCGCGTTCGCCCCGGCGATCGAGCTCATCGACACTCGCATCACCGACTGGAAGATCAAGCTCTGCGACACGATCGCCGACAACGCGTCGTCGGCGGGCTGGGTGCTGGGCGAAGCCCGGGTGTCGCCCAAGGACGTGGATATCACGGCCATCCGCGCCGTTCTCTCCAACAACGGCGACGTCGTCGCGGAGGGCCGCAGCGATGCGGTGCTCGGAAATCCGGTCACGGCGGTGGCGTGGCTGGCGCGCAAGGTGGAGAGCTTCGGGGTGCGGTTGAAGGCTGGTGACATCGTGCTTCCGGGGTCGTGCACGCGTGCGATAGATGCACCCCCGGGCAGCAATTTCGTCGCGGACTTCGCCGGGTTAGGTTCAGTCCGCCTGAGTTTCGAGTAG
- a CDS encoding acetaldehyde dehydrogenase (acetylating) translates to MPQKSSVAIVGSGNISTDLLYKLLRSEWLEPRWMIGIDPASEGLARARKLGLETSHEGVDWLLAQSEKPDLVFEATSAYVHRDAAPRYAEAGIRAIDLTPAAVGPGVIPPANLRAHLDAPNVNMVTCGGQATIPMVYAVSRVVDVPYAEIVASVASASAGPGTRANIDEFTKTTSAGVEVIGGAKRGKAIIILNPADPPMIMRDTIFCAIPEDADHDAITQSIKDVVAEVQTYVPGYRLLNEPQFDEPSIVNGGNHVVTTFVEVEGAGDYLPPYAGNLDIMTAAATKVGEEIAKESLSATAGGGQA, encoded by the coding sequence ATGCCGCAGAAATCTTCTGTCGCGATCGTCGGGTCCGGAAACATCAGCACCGACCTGCTGTACAAACTGTTGCGCTCGGAGTGGCTCGAGCCGCGCTGGATGATCGGCATCGATCCCGCGAGCGAAGGCCTCGCCCGTGCACGCAAACTCGGCCTGGAGACGTCGCATGAGGGTGTCGACTGGCTGCTGGCCCAGAGCGAAAAGCCGGACCTTGTCTTCGAGGCCACCAGCGCCTATGTGCACCGTGACGCCGCGCCGCGATACGCCGAGGCCGGTATCCGCGCCATCGACCTGACCCCCGCAGCCGTCGGGCCCGGCGTCATCCCGCCCGCCAATCTGCGCGCCCACCTCGATGCGCCGAACGTCAACATGGTCACCTGCGGCGGTCAGGCCACCATCCCGATGGTGTACGCCGTGTCGCGCGTCGTGGATGTGCCCTACGCCGAGATCGTGGCATCGGTGGCGTCGGCGTCGGCGGGTCCCGGAACGCGAGCCAACATCGATGAGTTCACCAAGACCACCAGTGCGGGCGTGGAGGTCATCGGCGGCGCCAAGCGGGGCAAGGCGATCATCATCCTGAATCCCGCCGATCCGCCGATGATCATGCGCGACACGATTTTCTGCGCGATCCCCGAGGACGCCGATCACGACGCGATCACCCAGTCGATCAAGGACGTAGTAGCCGAGGTTCAGACCTACGTACCCGGCTATCGCCTGCTCAACGAGCCACAATTCGACGAACCGTCGATCGTCAACGGTGGAAACCACGTCGTCACCACATTCGTGGAAGTGGAGGGTGCGGGCGACTACCTGCCGCCCTACGCTGGAAACCTGGACATCATGACAGCCGCGGCCACCAAGGTCGGCGAGGAGATCGCAAAGGAAAGCCTTTCCGCGACTGCCGGAGGAGGCCAAGCATGA
- the dmpG gene encoding 4-hydroxy-2-oxovalerate aldolase, whose protein sequence is MTSEKRSGSRISGVDEIYFNPMWDIRMTDTSLRDGSHHKRHQFTKDEVGAIVAALDSAGVPVIEVTHGDGLGGSSFNYGFSKTPEQELIKLAAETAKESKIAFLMLPGVGTKEDIKEAQNNGGSICRIATHCTEADVSIQHFGLARELGLETVGFLMMSHTIPPEKLAAQARIMADAGCQCVYVVDSAGALVLEGVADRVSALVAELGDDAQVGFHGHENLGLGVANSIEAVRAGAKQIDGSCRRFGAGAGNAPVEALIGVFDKIGVKTGIDFFDIADAAEEVVAPAMPAECLLDRNALIMGYSGVYSSFLKHAIRQSERYGVPAHQLLHRAGQRKLIGGQEDQLIDIALEIKREQEATVT, encoded by the coding sequence ATGACAAGCGAGAAGCGCAGCGGATCGCGCATCAGCGGAGTCGACGAGATCTACTTCAACCCGATGTGGGACATCCGAATGACGGACACGTCCCTGCGCGACGGCAGCCATCACAAGCGGCATCAGTTCACCAAGGACGAAGTGGGGGCCATCGTCGCGGCGCTGGACAGCGCGGGTGTGCCGGTCATCGAGGTCACCCACGGTGACGGGCTCGGCGGGTCCAGCTTCAACTACGGGTTCTCCAAGACCCCCGAGCAAGAGCTCATCAAGCTCGCCGCCGAGACGGCCAAGGAATCCAAGATCGCCTTCCTCATGCTGCCCGGCGTAGGCACCAAGGAGGACATCAAGGAGGCGCAGAACAACGGCGGTTCGATCTGCCGGATCGCCACCCACTGCACCGAGGCCGACGTGTCGATTCAGCACTTCGGCCTGGCTCGCGAACTCGGTCTGGAGACCGTCGGCTTCCTGATGATGAGCCACACCATCCCGCCGGAGAAGCTCGCCGCACAGGCCCGCATCATGGCCGACGCCGGCTGCCAGTGCGTCTACGTCGTCGACTCCGCCGGTGCGCTGGTGCTCGAGGGTGTCGCCGACCGGGTGTCGGCGCTCGTGGCTGAACTCGGCGACGACGCGCAGGTCGGCTTCCACGGCCACGAGAACCTGGGCCTCGGCGTCGCCAACTCCATCGAGGCGGTGCGGGCGGGTGCCAAGCAGATCGACGGGTCGTGCCGCCGGTTCGGCGCCGGTGCGGGCAATGCGCCGGTCGAGGCGCTGATCGGCGTGTTCGACAAGATCGGCGTCAAGACCGGCATCGACTTCTTCGACATCGCCGACGCCGCCGAAGAGGTTGTCGCACCCGCGATGCCGGCCGAGTGCCTGCTCGATCGCAACGCGCTGATCATGGGCTACTCCGGGGTGTACTCGAGCTTCCTCAAGCACGCCATCCGCCAGTCCGAACGCTACGGCGTTCCCGCGCATCAGCTGCTGCACCGCGCAGGTCAGCGCAAGCTGATCGGCGGGCAGGAGGACCAGCTGATCGACATCGCGCTGGAGATCAAGCGCGAACAAGAAGCAACTGTCACATAA